A single genomic interval of Spinacia oleracea cultivar Varoflay chromosome 6, BTI_SOV_V1, whole genome shotgun sequence harbors:
- the LOC110798139 gene encoding sucrose-phosphatase 2, whose product MDRLSSPARLMIVSDLDHTMVDHHDAENLSLLRFNALWESNNRHDSLLVFSTGRSLTLYKELRKEKPMLTPDITIMSVGTEITYGKSMVPDEGWAKILSQKWDRDIVKEEASKFSELKPQAETEQRPHKVSFYVEKEKAQEVMKVLAERLEKRGLDAKIIYSGGIDLDILPQGAGKGQALAYLLKKFKSEGKLPTNTLVCGDSGNDAELFSIPEVYGVMVSNAQEELLQWHAQNAKGNHKIIHATERCAAGIIQAISHFNLGPSISPRDAMDFTELQLEHVNPGHEIVKFYLFYERWRRGEVENSESYYASLKSVCHPSGGFIHPSGEELSLYDSIDKLKKCYGDRQGTKYRVWIDRLLPTRISNDAWLVRFDKWETSGEERQCGVVSTLLRSKVADSLSDLLWEHVHQTWLDGYAAKDNNSWML is encoded by the exons ATGGATCGTCTTAGTTCCCCAGCACGTCTAATGATAGTTTCAGATCTTGATCATACTATG GTTGATCATCATGATGCTGAGAATCTCTCTCTTTTGAGATTCAATGCTTTGTGGGAATCGAATAATCGCCACGATTCGTTGCTGGTGTTTTCAACTGGGAGATCTCTAACCCTTTACAAGGAGTTGAGGAAAGAGAAACCCATGTTGACTCCAGATATCACAATTATGTCAGTTGGCACTGAGATAACATATGGTAAATCCATGGTTCCGGATGAAGGTTGGGCCAAAATTTTGAGTCAGAAATGGGATAGGGATATAGTTAAAGAAGAGGCAAGCAAGTTTTCTGAGCTCAAACCTCAG GCTGAGACAGAGCAACGACCACATAAAGTTAGCTTTTACGTTGAGAAGGAGAAAGCGCAAGAAGTGATGAAGGTTCTTGCCGAGAGATTGGAAAAACGTGGG TTGGATGCCAAGATAATTTACAGTGGAGGAATTGACCTGGATATATTGCCACAAGGTGCTGGAAAAGGACAAGCCCTTGCTTATTTGCTTAAGAAGTTTAAGTCTGAGGGAAAACTACCCACCAATACCCTTGTGTGTGGTGATTCTGGAAATGATGCTGAGCTCTTCAGCATCCCTGAAGTTTACGGTGTCATG GTTAGCAATGCTCAAGAGGAATTGCTGCAATGGCATGCACAAAACGCAAAAGGAAACCACAAAATTATCCATGCAACTGAAAGATGTGCTGCTGGTATAATACAGGCTATTAGTCACTTCAACCTTGGTCCCAGCATTTCTCCCAGGGATGCTATGGATTTTACTGAATTGCAGCTGGAGCATGTGAACCCAGGCCATGAAATCGTTAAATTTTACTTGTTTTATGAGAGATGGAGACGTGGTGAAGTTGAGAACTCTGAGTCATACTATGCAAGCCTCAAATCAGTTTGT CATCCTTCAGGGGGTTTTATCCATCCATCTGGCGAGGAGCTCTCTCTTTATGACAGCATAGACAAACTCAAAAAATGCTATGGAGATCGTCAGGGAACAAAATACCGGGTTTGGATTGATCGCCTTTTGCCAACAAGGATAAGCAATGATGCATGGCTTGTGAGGTTTGATAAATGGGAAACATCTG GTGAAGAGCGCCAGTGTGGTGTAGTTTCAACTCTATTGAGATCTAAG GTTGCCGACTCCTTGAGTGACCTCTTATGGGAGCATGTGCATCAAACATGGTTGGATGGTTATGCTGCCAAGGATAACAACTCATGGATGTTGTAG
- the LOC110798140 gene encoding dolichyl-diphosphooligosaccharide--protein glycosyltransferase subunit DAD1, producing the protein MAKSTTRDAQALIHSLRSAYAATPINLKIIDLYVVFAISTALIQVAYMATVGSFPFNSFLSGVLSCVGTAVLAVCLRIQVNKENKEFKDLAPERAFADFVLCNLVLHLVIMNFLG; encoded by the exons ATGGCGAAATCAACAACCAGAGACGCTCAAGCCTTAATCCACTCTCTCCGTTCGGCTTATGCCGCCACTCCGATTAATCTCAAG ATCATCGACCTCTACGTCGTTTTTGCTATTTCTACTGCTTTGATTCAG GTGGCTTATATGGCAACAGTTGGATCTTTTCCATTTAACTCTTTTCTGTCTGGTGTACTTTCTTGTGTTGGTACAGCTGTTCTTGCTG tatGCCTTCGCATTCAGGTGAATaaggaaaacaaggaattcAAG GATTTAGCTCCAGAGCGTGCGTTTGCAGACTTTGTTCTTTGCAATCTAGTGCTCCATTTGGTTATAATGAATTTCCTGGGATGA
- the LOC110798132 gene encoding uncharacterized protein isoform X2, giving the protein MCSLKPEVFDSQISREMNGEPQPMTDNDQASKHKHEHEHEDKVIDESEPEPQGVVPTDSCLQEDVDIESLSGKHFCHVILDKSMSKNDQASKHEPQAQVEVVPTDSCLQDDHDVDIGPQPLTKNDQASKPEPEPEPEPEPEPEAIHESEPQAEAEVEVVLPTDSCLQEDDDVEVESLSGKPVCHVSLGKSHLGRGATCTCLLALPIHFTRILPNKRVPVILTHGPKSWEMAYHGDAKEVKHKRFDTRWRVFVEDNKLNIGDVCVFELMECNHTSLNIKVQIRRGDFPSQLSTITHYGPEGRSMSIQKVKGAHHRTTHPATRARWKREMSDGPKPLVKNEVKVEPENKFEVDPVLETKDELVLPTNSCDDDDTDIEPLSGKPFFHITLLRSHVGGGTNKYQLILPKTFTQKLANKTIPVILTRGKRSWEMAYLGQNAAHYKKFDQRWKAFVHDNKLKVKDVCIFELMECSDNALKFKVQVLRSDFPSILLEKEDGTINNPIVVE; this is encoded by the exons ATGTGCAGTTTGAAACCGGAAGTGTTTGACTCCCAGATTTCCAG AGAAATGAATGGCGAGCCACAACCAATGACAGATAATGATCAAGCATCCAAACACAAACACGAACACGAACACGAAGACAAAGTTAtagatgaatctgaaccagaacCACAAGGTGTTGTACCTACAGATTCATGCCTGCAGGAAGATGTTGATATTGAGTCGCTTTCAGGAAAACATTTCTGTCATGTAATTCTTGACAAATCAATGAGTAAGAATGATCAAGCATCCAAACACGAACCACAAGCTCAAGTTGAAGTTGTACCTACAGATTCATGCCTGCAGGATGATCATGATGTTGATATTGGGCCGCAACCACTCACTAAGAATGATCAAGCATCCAAACCCGAACCTGAACCTGAACCTGAACCTGAACCTGAACCTGAAGCTATACATGAATCTGAACCACAAGCTGAAGCTGAAGTTGAAGTTGTACTACCTACAGATTCATGCCTGCAGGAAGATGACGATGTTGAAGTTGAGTCGCTTTCAGGAAAACCTGTCTGTCATGTAAGTCTTGGAAAATCACACCTCGGCCGTGGTGCTACTTGTACGTGTCTATTG GCGTTGCCTATACATTTTACTCGAATACTTCCTAACAAAAGAGTCCCAGTTATCCTCACTCATGGCCCAAAGAGTTGGGAGATGGCTTATCATGGTGATGCAAAGGAAGTCAAGCATAAAAGGTTTGACACAAGGTGGAGGGTTTTTGTTGAGGACAACAAACTTAACATTGGAGATGTTTGTGTATTTGAACTCATGGAATGCAATCATACTTCTCTCAACATCAAGGTTCAAATCCGGAGAGGTGACTTTCCATCTCAACTATCAACTATTACACACTATGGCCCAG AGGGCAGGAGTATGTCTATCCAAAAGGTGAAAGGGGCCCACCACCGGACAACTCACCCGGCAACTCGAGCACGGTGGAAGAG aGAAATGAGTGACGGACCAAAACCACTTGTAAAGAATGAAGTTAAAGTTGAACCTGAAAACAAATTTGAAGTTGATCCTGTACTTGAAACCAAAGATGAACTTGTACTGCCTACAAACTCATGCGACGATGATGATACTGATATTGAACCGTTATCGGGAAAACCTTTCTTTCATATTACACTTCTCAGATCACATGTCGGTGGTGGTACAAATAAATATCAACTG ATATTGCCCAAAACTTTTACTCAAAAACTTGCCAACAAAACAATTCCAGTAATCCTCACCCGTGGGAAAAGGAGTTGGGAGATGGCTTATTTAGGTCAAAATGCAGCCCATTATAAGAAGTTCGATCAAAGGTGGAAAGCATTTGTTCATGACAACAAGCTCAAGGTTAAAgatgtttgtatttttgaactCATGGAATGCAGTGACAATGCCCTTAAGTTCAAGGTTCAGGTCCTACGAAGCGACTTTCCATCTATCCTGTTGGAAAAGGAAGATGGTACAATCAATAATCCCATAGTTGTTGAGTAA
- the LOC110798132 gene encoding uncharacterized protein isoform X1: protein MVIVVECITLFINLEMLMMYEHFPVREMNGEPQPMTDNDQASKHKHEHEHEDKVIDESEPEPQGVVPTDSCLQEDVDIESLSGKHFCHVILDKSMSKNDQASKHEPQAQVEVVPTDSCLQDDHDVDIGPQPLTKNDQASKPEPEPEPEPEPEPEAIHESEPQAEAEVEVVLPTDSCLQEDDDVEVESLSGKPVCHVSLGKSHLGRGATCTCLLALPIHFTRILPNKRVPVILTHGPKSWEMAYHGDAKEVKHKRFDTRWRVFVEDNKLNIGDVCVFELMECNHTSLNIKVQIRRGDFPSQLSTITHYGPEGRSMSIQKVKGAHHRTTHPATRARWKREMSDGPKPLVKNEVKVEPENKFEVDPVLETKDELVLPTNSCDDDDTDIEPLSGKPFFHITLLRSHVGGGTNKYQLILPKTFTQKLANKTIPVILTRGKRSWEMAYLGQNAAHYKKFDQRWKAFVHDNKLKVKDVCIFELMECSDNALKFKVQVLRSDFPSILLEKEDGTINNPIVVE, encoded by the exons ATGGTTATTGTTGTTGAATGTATTACATTGTTCATAAATCTTGAAATGCTGATGATGTATGAGCATTTCCCTGTTAGAGAAATGAATGGCGAGCCACAACCAATGACAGATAATGATCAAGCATCCAAACACAAACACGAACACGAACACGAAGACAAAGTTAtagatgaatctgaaccagaacCACAAGGTGTTGTACCTACAGATTCATGCCTGCAGGAAGATGTTGATATTGAGTCGCTTTCAGGAAAACATTTCTGTCATGTAATTCTTGACAAATCAATGAGTAAGAATGATCAAGCATCCAAACACGAACCACAAGCTCAAGTTGAAGTTGTACCTACAGATTCATGCCTGCAGGATGATCATGATGTTGATATTGGGCCGCAACCACTCACTAAGAATGATCAAGCATCCAAACCCGAACCTGAACCTGAACCTGAACCTGAACCTGAACCTGAAGCTATACATGAATCTGAACCACAAGCTGAAGCTGAAGTTGAAGTTGTACTACCTACAGATTCATGCCTGCAGGAAGATGACGATGTTGAAGTTGAGTCGCTTTCAGGAAAACCTGTCTGTCATGTAAGTCTTGGAAAATCACACCTCGGCCGTGGTGCTACTTGTACGTGTCTATTG GCGTTGCCTATACATTTTACTCGAATACTTCCTAACAAAAGAGTCCCAGTTATCCTCACTCATGGCCCAAAGAGTTGGGAGATGGCTTATCATGGTGATGCAAAGGAAGTCAAGCATAAAAGGTTTGACACAAGGTGGAGGGTTTTTGTTGAGGACAACAAACTTAACATTGGAGATGTTTGTGTATTTGAACTCATGGAATGCAATCATACTTCTCTCAACATCAAGGTTCAAATCCGGAGAGGTGACTTTCCATCTCAACTATCAACTATTACACACTATGGCCCAG AGGGCAGGAGTATGTCTATCCAAAAGGTGAAAGGGGCCCACCACCGGACAACTCACCCGGCAACTCGAGCACGGTGGAAGAG aGAAATGAGTGACGGACCAAAACCACTTGTAAAGAATGAAGTTAAAGTTGAACCTGAAAACAAATTTGAAGTTGATCCTGTACTTGAAACCAAAGATGAACTTGTACTGCCTACAAACTCATGCGACGATGATGATACTGATATTGAACCGTTATCGGGAAAACCTTTCTTTCATATTACACTTCTCAGATCACATGTCGGTGGTGGTACAAATAAATATCAACTG ATATTGCCCAAAACTTTTACTCAAAAACTTGCCAACAAAACAATTCCAGTAATCCTCACCCGTGGGAAAAGGAGTTGGGAGATGGCTTATTTAGGTCAAAATGCAGCCCATTATAAGAAGTTCGATCAAAGGTGGAAAGCATTTGTTCATGACAACAAGCTCAAGGTTAAAgatgtttgtatttttgaactCATGGAATGCAGTGACAATGCCCTTAAGTTCAAGGTTCAGGTCCTACGAAGCGACTTTCCATCTATCCTGTTGGAAAAGGAAGATGGTACAATCAATAATCCCATAGTTGTTGAGTAA
- the LOC110798132 gene encoding B3 domain-containing protein_Os12g40080 isoform X3 — translation MVIVVECITLFINLEMLMMYEHFPVREMNGEPQPMTDNDQASKHKHEHEHEDKVIDESEPEPQGVVPTDSCLQEDVDIESLSGKHFCHVILDKSMSKNDQASKHEPQAQVEVVPTDSCLQDDHDVDIGPQPLTKNDQASKPEPEPEPEPEPEPEAIHESEPQAEAEVEVVLPTDSCLQEDDDVEVESLSGKPVCHVSLGKSHLGRGATCTCLLALPIHFTRILPNKRVPVILTHGPKSWEMAYHGDAKEVKHKRFDTRWRVFVEDNKLNIGDVCVFELMECNHTSLNIKVQIRREGRSMSIQKVKGAHHRTTHPATRARWKREMSDGPKPLVKNEVKVEPENKFEVDPVLETKDELVLPTNSCDDDDTDIEPLSGKPFFHITLLRSHVGGGTNKYQLILPKTFTQKLANKTIPVILTRGKRSWEMAYLGQNAAHYKKFDQRWKAFVHDNKLKVKDVCIFELMECSDNALKFKVQVLRSDFPSILLEKEDGTINNPIVVE, via the exons ATGGTTATTGTTGTTGAATGTATTACATTGTTCATAAATCTTGAAATGCTGATGATGTATGAGCATTTCCCTGTTAGAGAAATGAATGGCGAGCCACAACCAATGACAGATAATGATCAAGCATCCAAACACAAACACGAACACGAACACGAAGACAAAGTTAtagatgaatctgaaccagaacCACAAGGTGTTGTACCTACAGATTCATGCCTGCAGGAAGATGTTGATATTGAGTCGCTTTCAGGAAAACATTTCTGTCATGTAATTCTTGACAAATCAATGAGTAAGAATGATCAAGCATCCAAACACGAACCACAAGCTCAAGTTGAAGTTGTACCTACAGATTCATGCCTGCAGGATGATCATGATGTTGATATTGGGCCGCAACCACTCACTAAGAATGATCAAGCATCCAAACCCGAACCTGAACCTGAACCTGAACCTGAACCTGAACCTGAAGCTATACATGAATCTGAACCACAAGCTGAAGCTGAAGTTGAAGTTGTACTACCTACAGATTCATGCCTGCAGGAAGATGACGATGTTGAAGTTGAGTCGCTTTCAGGAAAACCTGTCTGTCATGTAAGTCTTGGAAAATCACACCTCGGCCGTGGTGCTACTTGTACGTGTCTATTG GCGTTGCCTATACATTTTACTCGAATACTTCCTAACAAAAGAGTCCCAGTTATCCTCACTCATGGCCCAAAGAGTTGGGAGATGGCTTATCATGGTGATGCAAAGGAAGTCAAGCATAAAAGGTTTGACACAAGGTGGAGGGTTTTTGTTGAGGACAACAAACTTAACATTGGAGATGTTTGTGTATTTGAACTCATGGAATGCAATCATACTTCTCTCAACATCAAGGTTCAAATCCGGAGAG AGGGCAGGAGTATGTCTATCCAAAAGGTGAAAGGGGCCCACCACCGGACAACTCACCCGGCAACTCGAGCACGGTGGAAGAG aGAAATGAGTGACGGACCAAAACCACTTGTAAAGAATGAAGTTAAAGTTGAACCTGAAAACAAATTTGAAGTTGATCCTGTACTTGAAACCAAAGATGAACTTGTACTGCCTACAAACTCATGCGACGATGATGATACTGATATTGAACCGTTATCGGGAAAACCTTTCTTTCATATTACACTTCTCAGATCACATGTCGGTGGTGGTACAAATAAATATCAACTG ATATTGCCCAAAACTTTTACTCAAAAACTTGCCAACAAAACAATTCCAGTAATCCTCACCCGTGGGAAAAGGAGTTGGGAGATGGCTTATTTAGGTCAAAATGCAGCCCATTATAAGAAGTTCGATCAAAGGTGGAAAGCATTTGTTCATGACAACAAGCTCAAGGTTAAAgatgtttgtatttttgaactCATGGAATGCAGTGACAATGCCCTTAAGTTCAAGGTTCAGGTCCTACGAAGCGACTTTCCATCTATCCTGTTGGAAAAGGAAGATGGTACAATCAATAATCCCATAGTTGTTGAGTAA
- the LOC130462469 gene encoding uncharacterized protein, giving the protein MDGSTSMGFMAVFAVSGSVALLALQLHKRLVEDFMRRIDFEVGCGKCQCKRRIRLTSNVKESSRIEDDKESYETKVAKPCCERSYNGVEGTMPLNRLALYKGIIKSRMSCPKTEYGLSRGRNAPYDNTYL; this is encoded by the exons ATGGATGGGTCGACAAGCATGGGTTTCATGGCAGTTTTTGCTGTTTCAGGAAGTGTAGCGCTCCTTGCACTCCAACTTCACAAACGCCTTGTGGAAGATTTTATGAGGAGGATTGACTTTGAAGttg GATGCGGAAAGTGTCAATGCAAGAGAAGAATTCGGTTGACAAGTAATGTAAAAGAATCGTCAAGAATTGAAGATGATAAAGAATCATATGAAACGAAAGTGGCGAAACCATGTTGTGAAAGAAGCTATAATGGGGTTGAAGGTACAATGCCTCTTAACAGGTTGGCTTTATATAAAGGTATAATTAAAAGTAGGATGTCATGCCCTAAGACAGAATACGGACTCTCGAGAGGAAGGAATGCACCTTATGATAATACGTACTTGTAG
- the LOC110798133 gene encoding uncharacterized protein, with protein sequence MTQKKIILRSRSMKNRRKQQPLLQPSPTNGRLAEMAGGTTAECAAVWCCCPCTLVNLLVLVVYKVPTSICKKALRMRKRRQMMKNGLLPIPSYTGSSRGTLTPCRCNTPFEGIMENRTEGEDVTAVVMMGRHGYQVSCGSDELDIIMDKELMHLEEEMWDKFYTTGFWRSPSQREIKSQQH encoded by the coding sequence ATGACTCAAAAGAAGATAATCCTACGATCAAGGTCAATGAAAAACAGGAGGAAACAACAACCTCTCTTGCAACCATCACCAACCAACGGGAGACTGGCGGAGATGGCCGGAGGCACCACGGCGGAGTGCGCCGCGGTGTGGTGTTGTTGTCCTTGCACATTGGTCAATTTGCTTGTGCTTGTCGTATATAAGGTCCCAACAAGCATATGCAAAAAAGCGCTAAGAATGCGAAAGAGGCGGCAAATGATGAAAAATGGTCTCCTTCCGATCCCATCATACACCGGTTCAAGTAGGGGAACACTGACCCCGTGTCGGTGCAACACCCCTTTTGAAGGGATAATGGAGAATCGAACCGAGGGCGAGGATGTGACAGCGGTGGTGATGATGGGTCGTCATGGTTATCAGGTGAGTTGCGGCAGTGATGAATTAGACATTATAATGGATAAGGAATTGATGCACTTGGAAGAGGAAATGTGGGATAAGTTTTATACTACTGGCTTTTGGAGAAGCCCTTCCCAAAGAGAAATAAAGAGTCAACAACATTGA